From a single SAR202 cluster bacterium genomic region:
- a CDS encoding ferredoxin--NADP reductase produces MVQKQQVLPKATLVDRKDISHDLMVIKLRPPFKMEFKPGQYCTLGLDGIERAYSIASSPHEDNLEIFIELVPAPDGALTPLLWKMKAGDEISIRPRCKGIFTLDEKYQSHLMVATVTGVAPFVSMLRNYLHRGGQGHRFYVLEGASYRNEFTYDLELASMMKAHPETVVFVPTVSRPKDPRNTGWKGETGRVNEVVERYIEKLGLKPESTLVYACGHPGMIEDVKARLTPKGWKVREERFWKQ; encoded by the coding sequence ATGGTCCAAAAGCAGCAAGTATTACCCAAAGCGACACTGGTGGACCGCAAGGACATCAGCCATGACCTGATGGTTATAAAGCTGCGCCCGCCGTTCAAGATGGAGTTCAAGCCCGGCCAGTATTGCACACTGGGGTTGGACGGCATCGAGAGGGCATATTCAATAGCGTCTTCGCCGCATGAGGATAACCTGGAGATTTTTATAGAGCTGGTACCAGCGCCGGACGGGGCGCTGACGCCGCTGCTGTGGAAGATGAAGGCCGGGGACGAGATAAGCATACGGCCCCGATGCAAAGGTATTTTCACGCTGGACGAGAAGTACCAGTCGCACCTGATGGTGGCGACGGTTACGGGGGTAGCGCCGTTTGTGAGTATGCTGCGGAACTACTTGCATCGAGGCGGGCAGGGGCATCGATTTTACGTGCTGGAGGGGGCCAGCTATCGTAACGAGTTTACGTATGACCTGGAGCTGGCGTCGATGATGAAGGCCCATCCGGAGACGGTGGTGTTTGTGCCGACGGTGAGCCGCCCAAAGGATCCTCGGAACACAGGGTGGAAGGGCGAGACAGGGAGAGTGAATGAGGTAGTGGAACGGTATATCGAGAAGCTGGGGCTGAAGCCGGAGTCGACGCTGGTGTACGCTTGCGGGCATCCGGGGATGATTGAGGATGTGAAGGCGCGGCTGACGCCCAAGGGATGGAAGGTGAGGGAGGAGCGATTCTGGAAGCAGTGA